CGGCCTCGATGGAAACTTTGCAGTTCTTCAGCTTGATCTTGGCTGCATCGCTTGAGTCATTTTTAACAATGAACTTGGCGGTGCGGTCATCTGTTCCGGAGAACGCTGAGAATTCAACAAAGCAACCTTCGTCTTTATCGAAGTCGGCCAGGTCGCCAAGCGTTCCACCGTTTACAGCATAGTCATATACCGGGAACCAGGCCACTCCGGCGGGAAGGGTAACTGTAATTGTACGGCCTTCAACAAGAGTTTGTTCCAAAGACTCTTCAATAATTAAGTCGCCGATTTCCTGCTCAGCCTGACCGGCAATGAGGTCATCCTGGACATCTTCAGCGGAAACCTTGCTGCCAAATTCGCCGAAGGTTCCGAGAGGTCCTTCAGTAACGTTAGTGTTGCTCTCGCCGCCTATCTGGCCCATGATGGCGCCTACTTCGCAGTCTTCTTCGTCATCGACTGTGAATTTAAAGAATCCGTTTATATCCCAACAGGAAGCCTCAGTGGTATCTTTACCTACCTCACTTGCGTCAAAATCTAAAGCTCCGCCTTTATCACGGTCAGCGCCTTCGAAGTCAAGGTATAAAGTATCCTTGTTATTATTATACCGTACGTCAACAAAGATGCCTTGTCCCCAACGCGGCGCAACATAGAAATTATTCAGTGTGGGGCTGGTCCAGACATATCCGTCGGGAAGTTCAAGATCAAGAGAGTCTTTACCGATCTCCAGAGAGCCGGCAGTTTCTTCCTTCACCCGAAGGTCAAAATCGAAGTCACTGTTGGAGGTGTCCTGACCGGATGGTGCAAGGACTACTTTACCGGTAGTTGAACACTTGGCAATAGTCACATCGCCAATCGGGAATGACGAGGAACCGGCAGCGTCAAAGTTTACCACGCAGTCATCGTTGGTTCCTTCTTCAACTTCTAATCCGCCGAAGTAAATAAACATGACGAAATCGTTGACAACGTCCTGGGCAGCATCAGCTGTGATTTGGACTTCATCTTCGGCATCAATCACGGTTACGAGAACCTTATCAGCCGTCAGGCCGTTAGGATCTCCGCCGGAAATCGTAGGATTTACCAAAACGTAGTTGTCATTTGCTCCTTGCGTGGTGGCAAATGCTAAATGCTTTGGAGGATCAGTAGTATCATCAGTTTTAGGTGCAGTAAAGAAGTTAAAACCATCAGGTAGTTTGAAAAGTACACTGTCGCCTTTTTTAAGTGATCCGGCCGGCACGGTGATTTTAACTGTACCTGCGATTTGTGGATTCGTAGGGTCATCAATAAGGGACGGTACGGATAAAACAGAGATGCTGCCCGAGGCCAGCGCAGGAACGGCGGTCATCGGGATAAGCATTGTTACCAGTAAGGCAACTGTTGCTAAAATAGCAATTAGTCTTTTAGATTTGCGCACTAAATAATTCCCTCCTATTTTAGAAATTAAATAACTTCATTTTAATAACGGGCCGGCTTTCCCTTTTAAAGCCCCAACACCTCCTTTAATTGATGCTTCGTTGTTTTTTAAGAGTAGAGCCGCGTACATTGGTGCATCTGATATTTGATTGACTGGCTAAAAAATTAAACTCTAATCTGTTAGACACAAAAATTTTCCCGAAAGTTCCAAGGATCAAGGAAAAAATTTTTCTAACTGTGTTTTGCCTGGTTATCAGGGAAAAATACTCCCGTAATTCCAGCAAGGTAAGTATTCAGTGAACAAGGTAGGCACGCTGGCGCCGGCGCCGTTTTCTTCATGAAATAATTGGCGCCGGAAAAGGCTTGTCCAGCCTCAAGTTTTGAGAACACTTCACCGAATATTAAAATATCAGAAACAACATTTTAGAGGAGATACTAAATAAAAGGGGTTATCAAAATGGTTAAAAAACACTGCAGTTTTTGCAACGGTGAAAGTTACAGTTCAAGCTCCAGGGACAGGTGGATTTGTCCATACTGCGAGCACGACCTGACAGGTAATCAGACAAATATCGCATTCCAAAAAAAGCTTTTGGATTTTTCCCAGCATAATATCTTAAAAGACCGGAGCGAGACTTATTACCAGGAAAGAATTATTTTCCGGCCCGGATTCAGCGGGGCATTATAAAAACTTGCTTATAGACCGGCTAAGAATGTAAAAAAGGGGTATAGCTTTGGAGAGTTAATAAAATGAATTCAGATAACGAAAAGAAAAAAGAAATACGTGACCACGTCAGCGCCGCTCACTTATTTTCTTTGCTTATCTTAATATATTTGTTTATCTACAGCAGTAACCTGCATCCAAAAGAACTGTTCCCTGCCGTCAATATAAGACTTTTTCTGCTAGTCAGTATGGTTTGTTTTGGCGGCGTTTTTCTTTATTTTACAAAAACTTCTTCGCTGATCAGAGATCCAAAATCACCGGAATTTAAAACCAAATCCTGGGCTGATCTCTTTTATATAATTTTCTCTTTGATAATTGCCATGCTAACTTTATTTATCATGGGAGGCAAACTGTCTTACAGTTGGGTGGCGTTTTTTTTACCCATTCTGGTCACTTCCTCAATAATGGGCAAGAATGCCGGATTGATTATGTCAACCATATGTGCCGGCATTTTATTTTTCTGCGATAAGCTTTTCCCTGCCGGAGTATTCGGCATTCAACTTTCAGGCGAAGAACCAAAATTAATTATAGTCTGTATGATGTATTTAATAAGCTGGTTTATCGGAGGGCTTTCGGATATAGAGGCGCAGCGGCGCAGCGAGTTGAACAGCCGGCTTTCCCTTGAGAAAATGGTTAAGATTATTTCAACAAAATTTATCAGCCTTACTCTGGACGAAATAGACGGGGGCATACACAAATCATTGGAAACGGTTGGAGGATATGCAGGAGCTGACCGCGCTTATTTTTTGTTTTTCAACAAGGATGGGGAGAATAAAAATTATGCGGCTTACAATTGGAGCGCTCAGGGTGTAGAGTTGCCTGCCGGCTACCTCAGATTTTTGGCTGAAAGTTTTTCGTGGTGGTTAAAGAAACCTAACCAAAATGAAAATATTTGTTTTTCCAAAGTCAAAGACCTCCCCCCGGAAAACTACGCCGAAAAAGAATTTCTTCTAGAGAACGACGTTCTTTCGCTTATTGTTGCGCCAATAACATATGGCGGCCTTATGGTAGGGTTTATTGGTCTTGATACTGTCCGCCGTGAAAAGAAGTGGACCGGCGAGGTCGTTTCACTTGTTAAAATGGCTGGTGAAGTACTGGTTAATGCGGTTGAGCGCAAAAGAGCGGAAGAGGAACTTCGTTTATCAGAGGAGCGTTTTTCGAAGGCATACAGCGCCAGCCCAAACCTCATGCTGATTATAGGCCGTTCCGATCACAGAGTTATCGATGTAAACAATAGTTTCTTGAATGCTACAGGGTATATAAGACAGGAGGTCATCGGACGGACAGTGGCTGAGCTTAATTTTTGGACGGATCTGATGGCCTATACGAAAGCGATCAAGATGATTCAGGAGCAGGAAGTAATTCATAACCTTGAAATAAAGTTCAATAAAAAGGACGGGCATGGATGTGTAGGACTGCTTTCCGCTGATACAATAAATTTAAGCGGGGAAAAATGCATTCTTTTTGTGATGAACGACATTTCTCAAAGGAAAAAAGTTGAAGAGCACCTTACTTACTTGAGCATGCACGATGCGCTCACCGGGCTTTATAACAGAGCTTATTTTGAAGAGGAGATGCGCCGCCTGGGAGAGGGGCGGCATACTTCCGTTGGAATGATTATTTGCGACGTGGACGGCCTTAAACTGATCAATGACACCTTTGGCCACAATACCGGAGACGGCTTGCTGGTTGCTGCCGCAGGAGTAATTAAGAATCCTTTCCGTACCGGGGATATGGTATCGAGAATCGGCGGAGATGAATTTGCCGTTCTTTTGCCCGGCTGCGACAGGCGCCAGGTTGAAAACGCCTGCCATAGGATTGCCTTTAACGTAAAGAGATATAATGAGAAACACCCCGAACTGCCCTTGAGCATTTCGATAGGTTTCGCTGTCTGCAGCGGAACATCTTGCAGTATGTTGGATCTATTTAAAGAAGCGGATAATAATATGTCGCGGGAAAAACTGCACCGCAGCCGCAGCGCGCGCAGCACAATCGTGCAGGCCCTGATGAAAACACTTGAAGCCAGGGATTTCATTACTGCCAATCATTCGAAGAGGCTGCAGGATTTGGTTACCAATTTGGCAAGGGCAGCCGGCCTGCCGGATTATAAGTTATCCGACCTCCGCCTTTTGGCAAGGTTTCATGATATAGGCAAGATAGGTTTGGCAGATCGCATATTATTTAAACCCGGCCCCCTGACCCCTGAGGAAGCTTTGGAAATGCAGCGCCATTGTGAGATAGGAAGCCGTATCGCCCAGTCGGCGCCGGATCTTCTGCCGATAGCGGACTGGATTCTCAAACATCATGAGTGGTGGAACGGGCAGGGCTATCCTTTGCGGCTGAAAGGCGAAGAAATTCCGCTGGAAAGCCGGATTTTGGCAATCGCGGACGCTTATGAGGCAATGACCAGCAATCGTCCGTACAGAAATGCCATTGGCAAGGAAAAAGCTGTTGACGAGATTAAAAAATATGCCGGTCTGCAGTTTGATCCTTTGATTGCCGATGTCTTCGTCGAAAGTCTGGAGGAAGAACATAACAACCTGATTTTATTAAAACCGCGTGTTATTAATTTCAGGCATTAACCAGTTTAAGAATCGCTGTCTTTTGAGAGAGCCTCCTGAATTCCCGTCAAGCCTTCCAGCGCGCCGCAGGCAATTGATAAATGAGGCTTTGAAATTTCAGGTTCCCGCGGGTTGATGCGAACTACCAGGGCCCGGCGGCTTGAACCCAGCCGCTCGCCTAAATTGCGGATTGTACTGATTGCCGTTCCGGCGCCCATCTCAATTACGACAAGAAGATCCTGGCGGTGGCCGTTTAAAAAATTTTGAAACTTGTCTTCCTGGTCGTCCGAACGTTTGCTCAGCCAGGAATAATCTCCGAACATGAGGATGTTCGGTCTGGCTGTTGCGCCGCAGCGGGGGCACTCCGGAATACGCCCGGCAAGCATGGTGCTTTCATCAACGGGTACGTCTTCTTTGTTGCTCCAGATATTCGTACCGCATGGCTTTACACACTGCAGATGGTGAATAGAACCATGCGCCTCCCAGGTCTTTTCTTCACTAAAGCCTGCTTTTTGAAATTGTCCGTCTACATTCGAGGTTACCACGAAATAATCCAGGTTATAATTAGAGATCCATTGCAGTAAAAGATTAAACCCCTGATGAGGAATTGTGGAACGGTATAGATTTGTGCGGTGTCCGTAAAACCCCCAGCCAAAAGCCGGGTCTGCCTCAAAGTGGGAAGGGTTGGCGGCGCTGATAAAGCTCATGCCGAGTCGCTCGTATGCCGGGTAGGCATTCCAGAAGCCCTGATGGCCGCGAAAATCGGGCAATCCTGAATCCACACCCATTCCCGCACCGGCGGTGATTACCAATGCCCCGGCATTTTGAATGGCTTGGGCCGCGATTTCGAATTTCTCTATAAGCTCCATTTTGCTTAACTCCTGACTAAAATAATTTATTTGAACCGACGCTCTGCATCAAATGAAATTTGCGGATTAAAAACGAATACACCCTTGCGAGTGCCTTTCATTTTAGTTGTAAACTATTTAGTTTTTGGGTATGCTTTATTTGGCTAGTTTGTAAAGTGCGTATTGGTTTAGGGAAACTCCTTCTCTTTCGGCTTCTACAACTAACCTCATATGCAGGGATTTCGGAACCCTTACTATAAACTTGCCGCTATAATCTTCCTGGTGGGCAGGCCGTGGAATTTCCAGGTTGTTTTCAATTTTGGTTTCAATATATCTATATCCCTCCAGGGCTTCATTGAGGTTTTTATATAGTTCCTCCAGTGTTTCCCCGGTACTCTGACAACCATCCAGCTCCATTATCCTGCCGTAAAAGTAATGCCCGCTTTCGTCGTTCACTTCCTGAATGATTCTGGTATAAGGCAGTTTCATATACTCTGCTACTTGCATATTTACAACCCCTTTCTCCCACCATTATAATTTTAGCAGACTATCCGCATGTAAAAAAGGAGATTAATCAATGGAGTGCCATGTTGATTTGAACAAGAAAAAATGCCCCTGTACATACGAATCATGCTCACGCAAGGGGAAGTGCTGTGAATGCGTCGAATACCACTGGAAAATGCGGCAGTTGCCGGGCTGCTTTTTCCCTCCGGAAGATGAAAGAACCTATGATCGTTCCCTGGAAAGATTTATAAAAATATATTCACGCAAACCTTAATAACTGCAGTTTTATAAAAATCCTGTTGAAAAACCTCGTGCTTTTTAGGAAAGTTCATGATATTGAACATTCCGGCAGGGGGTTTTTATTATTTATACTGTAAAAAAATAACGGCTCTTAAAAAACATAAATGTTTGTGAGATTGTAAACTCTTAATTTAAGAAAGAGATTTTGATTTTGGGGGAGCCTGTGAAAAAATATTTAATTATCCTTTTTTTGTTAGCTCCGGCAATGGTTTGTTTGCCTGGAACGGGTCTGGGTGCGGAAAAGCCTGTAAAAGATTTGAATTTGGCCGCGCAGCCGGTTACATCTTTTGAAATGATCAAACGCACGGTTGTTCTGGACCCCGGGCATGGCGGAATAGACCCGGGGGCTGTCGGGTCATCGGGCGTACTTGAAAAAGACGTTGCTTTATCCATCAGCAAGCGCCTGGCTTCTTTGTTCAGGCAATCAGGCGCCAAGGTTGTTTTAACCCGGGACAAGGATAAAGAACCCGGCAATGGCGCCGGCAATGTCCCGGATAAAGTGGAAGATCTTGCACACCGGGTGAAAATTTCGGAGCAATCCCGCGCCGATGTTCTTTTAAGCATCCATTTGAATTCATTTTCAGGTTCCGGGGAATACGGCGCGCAGGTTTTTTATCAGTCAGGTTCGGTGGAAGGGAAAAAGTTGGCCAAAAGCATACAGTCCCAGCTTAACATTTGCCTGGTTGATTCAGGCCGTGAGGCGCTTCCGGGCGATTTTTTCGTCTGCAGAAATTCAAGAGCGCCTGCTGTAATCGTAGAAGTCGGGTTTTTAAGCAACCTTGAGGAGGAGAAGGAATTAACAGAACCTTTCTACCAGACCAGGGCATCCTGGGCAATATTCAGGGGCGTTGCAAATTATTTTTCTGAAGAAGGGGTTTAATAAAAATGGCGCCTAAAAAAATTTATCTTTCGGCTGTTCTTTTGTTGTTTTTCTTAATTGGCTCCTGTTCGGCTTTCCAGGATCCGGCAGCCTCCTCTCAGCAGGAGCCGAATTATGCGCCGCTTAAAAAACAAATTGAAGAATTTGTCGCCCAAAGACCGGGTAACTCATACGGAATTTATTTTCAGGATCTAGGCTCGGGAAAGAGTTTCGGTATTAATGAAAATAATCCGATGATAGCGGCAAGCACTGTAAAAATGCCGTTTTCCCTTTACTTATCCACTCTTGCAGCGGAAAAAAAGATTGACTGGGATACCCGTCTTACATATCAGCAGTTTACGGATTATGAGGGGGGAAACGGGGTCCTGCGTTATTACGCCAAGGAAGGGGATCGTTATTCTGTCCGCGCTTTGAATACTCTTTCCCTGACAATCAGTGATAACATAGCTTTTCGCATGTTGGCCCGGAGCCTGGGCCGTGAAAATTTCATCAACTTTATGAAGGGGCTTGGCGGGAAGACAGTTTATCCGGGCGGGCGTAACCTTACCACAGCCAGGGACATGGGTCTTTACGTTCAGGAAATTCTGGATTTTGCAAGACGGCGCCCTGTTGAAGGAAACCGTTTGCTTGATGATCTGTCCCATTCAATTTATCATGTCGGCCTCCCCGGTTTACTGCCGGAGAATGTTATGGTTGCTCATAAGGAAGGCGATCTTGATGAAGGGGTTGCTGATGACGCCGGCGTCGTATTCTGTTCGCGCCCGTATATTCTCGTTGTTCTCTCCAGCGGTGTAAAGGATTTGGATGAAGGTTTCCGTGATATAGCAAGAATTAGCAAGCTGGCTTATGATTATCAAGAAAAATTACACAGTTCGAAGTAGGGTATAAGTTTGATTTTCTCTCGCATAATAGAAATAACTTTAAAAGAATGTTAGGACAGACAGTTATAGGGAGGTTAAAAAATGTTTTTAAAAAAGACGGGTGCTGTTTTTCTTGTTTTTTTAATGAGTCTGAGTATGGTTTGCCTGGCTGCTCTTCCCAAAAACGTTTGTCAGGCGGCTCCGTCCCTGGAGACCACAGCCGAATCCGCCGTGTTGATGGACGCCTATTCCGGCAAGGTTCTGTTTGCCAAAGAGGCTGACAAGGAACTGCCGATGGCCAGTGTAACCAAGATAATGACGTTGCTGCTGGCGGTTGAAGCTATAGAAGAAGGTAAATTTAAACTCAACGATCGTGTTGTGGCAAGTGAAAATGCCTGGGAGATGGGCGGGTCGCAGATCTATCTTGAGCCTGACGAAGAAATGAGCATGGAAGAAATTTTATTGTCTGTCGCCATAGGGTCCGCCAATGATGCGAGTGTAGCCCTGGCGGAACATATTGCAGGTACGGAAGAAGCTTTTGTCCAGCTGATGAACAAACGCGCTTCCGATATGGGTTTAAAACACACTTTTTTTGTAAACTGCACGGGCCTTCCGGAAAAAGGCCACTATTCTTCTGCGTACGACCTTTCGGAAATATTGCGCGAGTGTATTAAACACCCGCAGTTTGTAAAACTTTCCTCAATTTACGAATATGATCTGCGGGGAGGAAAGTTTAAACTCTGGAACACTAACAAGCTGCTGAAGTGGTATGACGGGGTTGATTCGGGGAAGACGGGCTGGACCGAGGAAGCTAAATACTGCCTTTCCTCATCAGCAATAAAAGATAATTTAAGGCTGATCGTTACTGTTTTAGGAACTCCCGAGCCGCAGAGCCATTTCAGGGAGTCGATAAAGTTTTACAAGTATGGCTTTGCGAGATACAAAGCGGTGAAATTTGCTTCACGCGGTGAAAAGGTCAGCGAAGTTAAAGTAAGCAGGGGCGTTGAGGACAAAGCTACGGCAGTTACTAAAGAACAGGTAATCATCGTAGTGCCCAGGGGAGAAGAAAAAGGATTCACAACCAGCCTGGAACTGCCCAGCCGGATTACAGCGCCCGTTGCCGAAGACCAGCGGCTTGGCTCTTACAAAGTATTAAAAGATAACCGGCAAGTGCTTTCGGTTCCGCTTGTTGCCGGCGGGGAAATACCAAGGGCCGGCTTCATGCGGCAGATTAACAAGGCTCTTCACGGCCGCTGGTAAGTAATAAATATGCATGCCCCGGAAGAAGGACGAAAAATTCATCAAGTAAGCAAGTAGGGACGGTTCTTGCTTGCTAAAGGCAAGGCAAGCAAGAACCGTCCCTACTTGCTAAACAAAACGCTTCTTTCAAGGAAGAAGCGTTTTTATTGCCTTTTGACGCAAAATATGGTAAGATTTAGCAACACCTTTTTGACGAAAGGAATGAAAGCTGATTGAGTCTTGATGTTGAAATTAACCAGGATACACTGCTGGTCCGGCTTGAGGGGGAGCTTGACCTTGGTGTAACGGATTTTTTGCGTAATTCTCTGGAAGGCATGCTTGATCAAAGCAAAACAAAACACCTGGTGATTAATTTGAGAAATGTTACGTTTATTGACAGCTCAGGTCTGGGCGTAATCCTGGGACGCTATAACCGCGTATCCGCACAGGGAGGACAAGTTTTACTGGTGGGAGCGCAGCCGCAGGTTCGGCGCGTGCTCGCCCTGTCGGGACTGCTGACCATAATGAAAGAATATTCTTCTGAAGAAGCCGCCCTTTCCAGGGTAGGGTAAGGAGGCGTTAAAATTTGCAGGTAATCAATCACGCTCAACTTGAATTTCAAAGTCTTCCCGCCAATGTTGCTTTTGCCAGGGTAACAGTAGCCGCCTTTGCCGCACAGCTTGATTTTACCTTAAACGATCTTGAGGAAATAAAGGTGGCTGTTTCTGAGGCGGTTGCTAATGCTATTGTACACGGTTATGAAAACAGAACTGATTGTACAGTTTTTATCAGCATGTCAATTGGTGATTTAGCTCTGGAATTAAAAATTTGGGATCACGGCGTAGGCATCCCGGATGTTAAAAAAGCTATGCAGCTTACTTATTCGACAGATCCGGAACGGATGGGCCTTGGTTTTGTTTTTATGCAGTCGTTTATGGACAGCCTGCATGTCGATTCTACCCCGGGTGAGGGAACAACAGTGACTATGGTTAAGTCGGCAATTTCGAAGGTTACTGTTTAACCAGCTGAAAATCAAGGTAGGTAGTTGTTCAATGGGCAACAAGTTACTGGAAATGAATCTGCCCCGTTTCCCGCTGCTTAAGGACGGGGAAATGCGCCAATTGCTTCAGTCCGCCAAGGCGGGCGATGTTAATGCCAGGGAAAGATTGATCAACTGCAATCTTAAACTTGTTTTTAACCTCGTTAAGCGCTTTCAGGGCCGCGGATACGAACTGGAAGACCTTTTTCAGATTGGCTGCATCGGTTTGATGAAAGCCATTGATAAGTTTGACCTGAATTATGACGTGAAATTTTCCACTTATGCAGTACCGATGATCGTTGGGGAAATACGCCGTTTTTTACGGGATGACAACCCGGTTAAGATCAGCCGTTCCATCAAGGAACTGGCTTTCAAAGTGCATAAGGCAAGGGAACGGCTGGCCGGACGGTTAGGGCGCGAACCTTCAATCGGAGAAGTTGCCGGGGATCTGGGTGTATCCAGGGAAGAAGTTGTCACAGCTCTTGAAGCCTCCCAATGGCCTGCCTCTATTTATGAAACGCTTCATCAGGATGAAGGCGACCCCATCTATCTGCTTGATCAGCTGCACGGAGAAAATAACGACGAGCTTCCGCTCCTGGACCGGATGGCAATTAAGGAATTGTTGCTGTACCTCCCGGAAAGGGACAGGAAAATATTAATGTGGAGGTTTTTTGAAGATAAGACGCAGATTGAAGTGGCCCGCCGCTTAAATTTATCCCAGGTGCAGGTTTCCAGGCTGGAAAGACAGGCTTTAAGGAGACTTAAGGATATGCTGGAAAACCGCGAGGAAATAACATGAATAAAAAAAATCTCTCCGCACAAAATAAAAAAAATAATTTAGCGAGGGGGTTTTTAAAATGCAGATCAAAGTATTAGAGCTTGTCGGATCATCTCCCAGCGGTTGGAAAAACGCAGTGCAGAGCGCCGTTGATGAAGCTGCTAAAACGGCTGGTGAAATAGTGGGAGTGGAGGTTGTTAATTTTACAGCCAATGTAGATAAAGGCCAGGTAACCGATTACAAAGCCAATGTTAAAATTGCTCAAAAGATATAATTACACATTCATGCCGCTTCAAGCGGCGCCAGCAGAAAAATGAAAATTCTTCAACTTAAAAGCCACGAAACGGGGAGCGGAAGAAAATCCGCCCCTTTTTTTCTCAAAGCCTGTAATTGCCACTTATAAATCATATTAAGATGAGGGAAATTATAAAAAAAGAAAGAAAGGTTCAGGTAATGGAAACACAACCGCTGGAAATACAAAAAAAAGAATACGCCAAAATAGTGAAGGAGATCAGGCCCAAACCTCCCCTGCTGCGCAATGTCGCCGGGGCTTTTGTCGTCGGCGGTTTGATAGCCGTAATCGGGCAGGTTTTTTTAAACCTTTATCAGGGTTTGGGTCTAAGTTTGCAGGAAGCTGGAGCTGCCGGATCAGCCACTCTTATTTTTTTAGCTGCTCTGCTTACCGGCCTGGGTGTATATGACGAAATTGCCAAAGTGGGCGGGGCGGGTTCAATTGTGCCGAT
This portion of the Desulfotomaculum sp. genome encodes:
- the spoIIAA gene encoding anti-sigma F factor antagonist, translating into MSLDVEINQDTLLVRLEGELDLGVTDFLRNSLEGMLDQSKTKHLVINLRNVTFIDSSGLGVILGRYNRVSAQGGQVLLVGAQPQVRRVLALSGLLTIMKEYSSEEAALSRVG
- the sigF gene encoding RNA polymerase sporulation sigma factor SigF is translated as MGNKLLEMNLPRFPLLKDGEMRQLLQSAKAGDVNARERLINCNLKLVFNLVKRFQGRGYELEDLFQIGCIGLMKAIDKFDLNYDVKFSTYAVPMIVGEIRRFLRDDNPVKISRSIKELAFKVHKARERLAGRLGREPSIGEVAGDLGVSREEVVTALEASQWPASIYETLHQDEGDPIYLLDQLHGENNDELPLLDRMAIKELLLYLPERDRKILMWRFFEDKTQIEVARRLNLSQVQVSRLERQALRRLKDMLENREEIT
- a CDS encoding NAD-dependent deacetylase, coding for MELIEKFEIAAQAIQNAGALVITAGAGMGVDSGLPDFRGHQGFWNAYPAYERLGMSFISAANPSHFEADPAFGWGFYGHRTNLYRSTIPHQGFNLLLQWISNYNLDYFVVTSNVDGQFQKAGFSEEKTWEAHGSIHHLQCVKPCGTNIWSNKEDVPVDESTMLAGRIPECPRCGATARPNILMFGDYSWLSKRSDDQEDKFQNFLNGHRQDLLVVIEMGAGTAISTIRNLGERLGSSRRALVVRINPREPEISKPHLSIACGALEGLTGIQEALSKDSDS
- a CDS encoding toxin-antitoxin system HicB family antitoxin; translated protein: MQVAEYMKLPYTRIIQEVNDESGHYFYGRIMELDGCQSTGETLEELYKNLNEALEGYRYIETKIENNLEIPRPAHQEDYSGKFIVRVPKSLHMRLVVEAEREGVSLNQYALYKLAK
- a CDS encoding serine hydrolase translates to MAPKKIYLSAVLLLFFLIGSCSAFQDPAASSQQEPNYAPLKKQIEEFVAQRPGNSYGIYFQDLGSGKSFGINENNPMIAASTVKMPFSLYLSTLAAEKKIDWDTRLTYQQFTDYEGGNGVLRYYAKEGDRYSVRALNTLSLTISDNIAFRMLARSLGRENFINFMKGLGGKTVYPGGRNLTTARDMGLYVQEILDFARRRPVEGNRLLDDLSHSIYHVGLPGLLPENVMVAHKEGDLDEGVADDAGVVFCSRPYILVVLSSGVKDLDEGFRDIARISKLAYDYQEKLHSSK
- a CDS encoding D-alanyl-D-alanine carboxypeptidase translates to MFLKKTGAVFLVFLMSLSMVCLAALPKNVCQAAPSLETTAESAVLMDAYSGKVLFAKEADKELPMASVTKIMTLLLAVEAIEEGKFKLNDRVVASENAWEMGGSQIYLEPDEEMSMEEILLSVAIGSANDASVALAEHIAGTEEAFVQLMNKRASDMGLKHTFFVNCTGLPEKGHYSSAYDLSEILRECIKHPQFVKLSSIYEYDLRGGKFKLWNTNKLLKWYDGVDSGKTGWTEEAKYCLSSSAIKDNLRLIVTVLGTPEPQSHFRESIKFYKYGFARYKAVKFASRGEKVSEVKVSRGVEDKATAVTKEQVIIVVPRGEEKGFTTSLELPSRITAPVAEDQRLGSYKVLKDNRQVLSVPLVAGGEIPRAGFMRQINKALHGRW
- the spoVAC gene encoding stage V sporulation protein AC, with product MREIIKKERKVQVMETQPLEIQKKEYAKIVKEIRPKPPLLRNVAGAFVVGGLIAVIGQVFLNLYQGLGLSLQEAGAAGSATLIFLAALLTGLGVYDEIAKVGGAGSIVPITGFANSMVSPAMEYRGEGLVLGVGARLFTVAGPVLVFGIVTGWAIGIFYYLFR
- a CDS encoding anti-sigma F factor; this translates as MQVINHAQLEFQSLPANVAFARVTVAAFAAQLDFTLNDLEEIKVAVSEAVANAIVHGYENRTDCTVFISMSIGDLALELKIWDHGVGIPDVKKAMQLTYSTDPERMGLGFVFMQSFMDSLHVDSTPGEGTTVTMVKSAISKVTV